The following proteins come from a genomic window of Pangasianodon hypophthalmus isolate fPanHyp1 chromosome 24, fPanHyp1.pri, whole genome shotgun sequence:
- the brd3b gene encoding bromodomain-containing protein 3b isoform X1, with translation MSAVTSPTQAAPPIVNPPPPEVTNPSKPGRKTNQLQYMQNVVVKTLWRHQFAWPFYTPVDAIKLNLPDYHKVIKNPMDMGTIKKRLENNYYWTAGECMQDFNTMFTNCYIYNKPTDDIVLMAQALEKIFLQKVAQMPQEEVELLPPPPKGKARKPGAAPAAETQQASALSSTSPSSSCPSSPPQPPQTPVIAATPVPTITSNVQAVPAAAPMIPSAQPVIKKKGVKRKADTTTPTTCAITASRGESPTPLLDSKHSKVISRRESTGRPIKPPKKDLDDGELLQQGSKKSKLSDHLKYCDTILKEMLSKKHAAYAWPFYKPVDAEALELHDYHEIIKQPMDLSTVKKKMDSREYQDAQSFAADVRLMFSNCYKYNPPDHEVVAMARKLQDVFEMRFAKMPDEPAEPSSPGGTSATAVVSKSTGSSESSADSSSSSSDSEEERATRLAELQEQQFTTEPHIPNNRFQLKAVHEQLAALSQGPVSKPKKKKEKKEKEKKKKDKEKDKDKTKAKVEEEKKTKSSQQSKPSQPKKTSARKPNSTSTTRQPKKGTKPSGANYESDEEEALPMSYDEKRQLSLDINRLPGEKLGRVVHIIQSREPSLRDSNPDEIEIDFETLKPSTLRELERYVKSCLQKKQRKPLPGTGKKSAKTKEELVQEKKKELEKRLQDVSGQLNNNKKPPKKAEKAGSAPGGGPSRLSGSSSSSDTGSSSSSGSSSESSDSD, from the exons ATGTCGGCGGTCACGTCTCCCACCCAGGCTGCTCCCCCTATAGTCAACCCCCCTCCACCTGAAGTGACGAACCCCAGCAAGCCTGGCCGAAAAACCAACCAGCTCCAGTACATGCAGAACGTTGTGGTGAAGACGCTGTGGAGGCATCAGTTTGCGTGGCCTTTTTACACACCTGTGGATGCCATCAAATTAAATCTTCCA GACTATCATAAAGTCATCAAGAACCCAATGGACATGGGGACGATCAAGAAGAGACTTGAGAATAATTACTACTGGACAGCTGGTGAATGCATGCAGGATTTCAACACTATGTTCACAAactgttatatatataacaaG cCTACAGATGATATTGTTCTCATGGCTCAAGCCTTGGAAAAAATTTTCCTCCAGAAGGTAGCACAGATGCCCCAGGAGGAGGTGGAACTGCTGCCACCACCTCCGAAAGGCAAGGCACGCAAGCCTGGTGCTGCCCCTGCTGCAG AAACTCAGCAAGCTTCAGCTCTGTCCTCGACCTCCCCATCCTCGTCATGTCCAAGCTCTCCACCACAGCCGCCTCAGACCCCTGTAATCGCAGCGACACCTGTACCAACCATCACCTCCAACGTCCAGGCCGTTCCAGCGGCTGCACCCATGATCCCGAGCGCACAGCCTGTCATCAAA AAGAAGGGGGTAAAGCGGAAAGCGGACACTACCACACCCACCACCTGCGCCATCACGGCCAGCAGAGGAGAGTCTCCCACTCCCCTGCTGGACTCCAAACACAGCAAGGTGATCTCCAGACGCGAGAGCACTGGCCGACCCATCAAACCTCCGAAGAAGGACCTGGATGACGGTGAGCTCCTGCAGCAGGGGAGCAAGAAGAGCAAACTGAGTGACCACCTCAAATACTGCGACACCATCCTAAAAGAGATGCTGTCCAAGAAGCATGCTGCCTACGCCTGGCCCTTCTATAAACCTGTGGATGCAGAAGCGCTGGAGCTGCACGACTACCATGAAATCATCAAGCAGCCTATGGACCTCAGTACAGTCAAA aaaaaaatggacagcAGAGAGTACCAAGACGCCCAGAGCTTTGCAGCAGATGTCCGGTTAATGTTCTCAAATTGCTATAAATATAATCCGCCTGATCACGAGGTTGTTGCCATGGCAAGGAAACTTCAG GACGTGTTTGAGATGCGTTTCGCTAAGATGCCAGACGAGCCGGCTGAGCCCTCGTCCCCTGGAGGCACTTCTGCCACGGCGGTAGTAAGTAAGAGCACGGGGAGCAGTGAGAGCAGTGCCGACTCATCCAGCTCCAGCTCCGACTCGGAGGAGGAACGAGCCACCCGCCTGGCAGAGCTGCAGGAACAG caaTTCACTACGGAGCCTCACATACCTAACAACAGGTTCCAG cTAAAGGCTGTTCATGAACAGCTGGCCGCTCTGTCACAGGGCCCCGTCAGCAaaccaaagaagaagaaagaaaagaaggaaaaggagaagaagaagaaagacaaagagaaggaCAAAGACAAAACCAAGGCCAAggtggaggaagagaagaagaccAAGTCCTCGCAGCAGAGCAAGCCGAGTCAGCCGAAGAAGACTTCAGCCAGGAAACCCAACAGCACGTCTACTACCAG GCAACCGAAAAAAGGCACCAAACCCAGTGGGGCAAATTACGAGTCAGACGAGGAGGAAGCGCTTCCCATGTCGTACGATGAAAAGAGGCAGCTTAGTCTGGACATCAACCGGCTGCCCGGTGAGAAGCTGGGCCGTGTGGTGCACATTATCCAATCCCGCGAGCCATCGCTGCGTGACTCCAACCCAGACGAAATTGAGATCGACTTTGAGACACTCAAGCCGTCGACACTGCGCGAGCTCGAGCGCTACGTCAAGTCCTGTTTACAGAAGAAGCAGCGCAAACCTTTAC CGGGCACTGGGAAAAAGAGTGCCAAGACTAAAGAGGAACTGGTtcaggaaaagaagaaagagttAGAAAAGAGGCTGCAGGACGTGAGTGGACAACTGAACAACAACAAGAAACCGCCCAAAAAAG CAGAGAAGGCGGGCTCAGCGCCAGGGGGCGGGCCATCTCGGCTGAGTGGCAGCAGCAGTTCTTCCGACACGGGCAGCAGCAGCTCCAGCGGCTCCAGCTCCGAGAGCAGCGACTCGGACTGA
- the brd3b gene encoding bromodomain-containing protein 3b isoform X8 has translation MSAVTSPTQAAPPIVNPPPPEVTNPSKPGRKTNQLQYMQNVVVKTLWRHQFAWPFYTPVDAIKLNLPDYHKVIKNPMDMGTIKKRLENNYYWTAGECMQDFNTMFTNCYIYNKPTDDIVLMAQALEKIFLQKVAQMPQEEVELLPPPPKGKARKPGAAPAAETQQASALSSTSPSSSCPSSPPQPPQTPVIAATPVPTITSNVQAVPAAAPMIPSAQPVIKKKGVKRKADTTTPTTCAITASRGESPTPLLDSKHSKVISRRESTGRPIKPPKKDLDDGELLQQGSKKSKLSDHLKYCDTILKEMLSKKHAAYAWPFYKPVDAEALELHDYHEIIKQPMDLSTVKKKMDSREYQDAQSFAADVRLMFSNCYKYNPPDHEVVAMARKLQDVFEMRFAKMPDEPAEPSSPGGTSATAVVSKSTGSSESSADSSSSSSDSEEERATRLAELQEQLKAVHEQLAALSQGPVSKPKKKKEKKEKEKKKKDKEKDKDKTKAKVEEEKKTKSSQQSKPSQPKKTSARKPNSTSTTRQPKKGTKPSGANYESDEEEALPMSYDEKRQLSLDINRLPGEKLGRVVHIIQSREPSLRDSNPDEIEIDFETLKPSTLRELERYVKSCLQKKQRKPLQKAGSAPGGGPSRLSGSSSSSDTGSSSSSGSSSESSDSD, from the exons ATGTCGGCGGTCACGTCTCCCACCCAGGCTGCTCCCCCTATAGTCAACCCCCCTCCACCTGAAGTGACGAACCCCAGCAAGCCTGGCCGAAAAACCAACCAGCTCCAGTACATGCAGAACGTTGTGGTGAAGACGCTGTGGAGGCATCAGTTTGCGTGGCCTTTTTACACACCTGTGGATGCCATCAAATTAAATCTTCCA GACTATCATAAAGTCATCAAGAACCCAATGGACATGGGGACGATCAAGAAGAGACTTGAGAATAATTACTACTGGACAGCTGGTGAATGCATGCAGGATTTCAACACTATGTTCACAAactgttatatatataacaaG cCTACAGATGATATTGTTCTCATGGCTCAAGCCTTGGAAAAAATTTTCCTCCAGAAGGTAGCACAGATGCCCCAGGAGGAGGTGGAACTGCTGCCACCACCTCCGAAAGGCAAGGCACGCAAGCCTGGTGCTGCCCCTGCTGCAG AAACTCAGCAAGCTTCAGCTCTGTCCTCGACCTCCCCATCCTCGTCATGTCCAAGCTCTCCACCACAGCCGCCTCAGACCCCTGTAATCGCAGCGACACCTGTACCAACCATCACCTCCAACGTCCAGGCCGTTCCAGCGGCTGCACCCATGATCCCGAGCGCACAGCCTGTCATCAAA AAGAAGGGGGTAAAGCGGAAAGCGGACACTACCACACCCACCACCTGCGCCATCACGGCCAGCAGAGGAGAGTCTCCCACTCCCCTGCTGGACTCCAAACACAGCAAGGTGATCTCCAGACGCGAGAGCACTGGCCGACCCATCAAACCTCCGAAGAAGGACCTGGATGACGGTGAGCTCCTGCAGCAGGGGAGCAAGAAGAGCAAACTGAGTGACCACCTCAAATACTGCGACACCATCCTAAAAGAGATGCTGTCCAAGAAGCATGCTGCCTACGCCTGGCCCTTCTATAAACCTGTGGATGCAGAAGCGCTGGAGCTGCACGACTACCATGAAATCATCAAGCAGCCTATGGACCTCAGTACAGTCAAA aaaaaaatggacagcAGAGAGTACCAAGACGCCCAGAGCTTTGCAGCAGATGTCCGGTTAATGTTCTCAAATTGCTATAAATATAATCCGCCTGATCACGAGGTTGTTGCCATGGCAAGGAAACTTCAG GACGTGTTTGAGATGCGTTTCGCTAAGATGCCAGACGAGCCGGCTGAGCCCTCGTCCCCTGGAGGCACTTCTGCCACGGCGGTAGTAAGTAAGAGCACGGGGAGCAGTGAGAGCAGTGCCGACTCATCCAGCTCCAGCTCCGACTCGGAGGAGGAACGAGCCACCCGCCTGGCAGAGCTGCAGGAACAG cTAAAGGCTGTTCATGAACAGCTGGCCGCTCTGTCACAGGGCCCCGTCAGCAaaccaaagaagaagaaagaaaagaaggaaaaggagaagaagaagaaagacaaagagaaggaCAAAGACAAAACCAAGGCCAAggtggaggaagagaagaagaccAAGTCCTCGCAGCAGAGCAAGCCGAGTCAGCCGAAGAAGACTTCAGCCAGGAAACCCAACAGCACGTCTACTACCAG GCAACCGAAAAAAGGCACCAAACCCAGTGGGGCAAATTACGAGTCAGACGAGGAGGAAGCGCTTCCCATGTCGTACGATGAAAAGAGGCAGCTTAGTCTGGACATCAACCGGCTGCCCGGTGAGAAGCTGGGCCGTGTGGTGCACATTATCCAATCCCGCGAGCCATCGCTGCGTGACTCCAACCCAGACGAAATTGAGATCGACTTTGAGACACTCAAGCCGTCGACACTGCGCGAGCTCGAGCGCTACGTCAAGTCCTGTTTACAGAAGAAGCAGCGCAAACCTTTAC AGAAGGCGGGCTCAGCGCCAGGGGGCGGGCCATCTCGGCTGAGTGGCAGCAGCAGTTCTTCCGACACGGGCAGCAGCAGCTCCAGCGGCTCCAGCTCCGAGAGCAGCGACTCGGACTGA
- the brd3b gene encoding bromodomain-containing protein 3b isoform X5 — translation MSAVTSPTQAAPPIVNPPPPEVTNPSKPGRKTNQLQYMQNVVVKTLWRHQFAWPFYTPVDAIKLNLPDYHKVIKNPMDMGTIKKRLENNYYWTAGECMQDFNTMFTNCYIYNKPTDDIVLMAQALEKIFLQKVAQMPQEEVELLPPPPKGKARKPGAAPAAETQQASALSSTSPSSSCPSSPPQPPQTPVIAATPVPTITSNVQAVPAAAPMIPSAQPVIKKKGVKRKADTTTPTTCAITASRGESPTPLLDSKHSKVISRRESTGRPIKPPKKDLDDGELLQQGSKKSKLSDHLKYCDTILKEMLSKKHAAYAWPFYKPVDAEALELHDYHEIIKQPMDLSTVKKKMDSREYQDAQSFAADVRLMFSNCYKYNPPDHEVVAMARKLQDVFEMRFAKMPDEPAEPSSPGGTSATAVVSKSTGSSESSADSSSSSSDSEEERATRLAELQEQLKAVHEQLAALSQGPVSKPKKKKEKKEKEKKKKDKEKDKDKTKAKVEEEKKTKSSQQSKPSQPKKTSARKPNSTSTTRQPKKGTKPSGANYESDEEEALPMSYDEKRQLSLDINRLPGEKLGRVVHIIQSREPSLRDSNPDEIEIDFETLKPSTLRELERYVKSCLQKKQRKPLPGTGKKSAKTKEELVQEKKKELEKRLQDVSGQLNNNKKPPKKEKAGSAPGGGPSRLSGSSSSSDTGSSSSSGSSSESSDSD, via the exons ATGTCGGCGGTCACGTCTCCCACCCAGGCTGCTCCCCCTATAGTCAACCCCCCTCCACCTGAAGTGACGAACCCCAGCAAGCCTGGCCGAAAAACCAACCAGCTCCAGTACATGCAGAACGTTGTGGTGAAGACGCTGTGGAGGCATCAGTTTGCGTGGCCTTTTTACACACCTGTGGATGCCATCAAATTAAATCTTCCA GACTATCATAAAGTCATCAAGAACCCAATGGACATGGGGACGATCAAGAAGAGACTTGAGAATAATTACTACTGGACAGCTGGTGAATGCATGCAGGATTTCAACACTATGTTCACAAactgttatatatataacaaG cCTACAGATGATATTGTTCTCATGGCTCAAGCCTTGGAAAAAATTTTCCTCCAGAAGGTAGCACAGATGCCCCAGGAGGAGGTGGAACTGCTGCCACCACCTCCGAAAGGCAAGGCACGCAAGCCTGGTGCTGCCCCTGCTGCAG AAACTCAGCAAGCTTCAGCTCTGTCCTCGACCTCCCCATCCTCGTCATGTCCAAGCTCTCCACCACAGCCGCCTCAGACCCCTGTAATCGCAGCGACACCTGTACCAACCATCACCTCCAACGTCCAGGCCGTTCCAGCGGCTGCACCCATGATCCCGAGCGCACAGCCTGTCATCAAA AAGAAGGGGGTAAAGCGGAAAGCGGACACTACCACACCCACCACCTGCGCCATCACGGCCAGCAGAGGAGAGTCTCCCACTCCCCTGCTGGACTCCAAACACAGCAAGGTGATCTCCAGACGCGAGAGCACTGGCCGACCCATCAAACCTCCGAAGAAGGACCTGGATGACGGTGAGCTCCTGCAGCAGGGGAGCAAGAAGAGCAAACTGAGTGACCACCTCAAATACTGCGACACCATCCTAAAAGAGATGCTGTCCAAGAAGCATGCTGCCTACGCCTGGCCCTTCTATAAACCTGTGGATGCAGAAGCGCTGGAGCTGCACGACTACCATGAAATCATCAAGCAGCCTATGGACCTCAGTACAGTCAAA aaaaaaatggacagcAGAGAGTACCAAGACGCCCAGAGCTTTGCAGCAGATGTCCGGTTAATGTTCTCAAATTGCTATAAATATAATCCGCCTGATCACGAGGTTGTTGCCATGGCAAGGAAACTTCAG GACGTGTTTGAGATGCGTTTCGCTAAGATGCCAGACGAGCCGGCTGAGCCCTCGTCCCCTGGAGGCACTTCTGCCACGGCGGTAGTAAGTAAGAGCACGGGGAGCAGTGAGAGCAGTGCCGACTCATCCAGCTCCAGCTCCGACTCGGAGGAGGAACGAGCCACCCGCCTGGCAGAGCTGCAGGAACAG cTAAAGGCTGTTCATGAACAGCTGGCCGCTCTGTCACAGGGCCCCGTCAGCAaaccaaagaagaagaaagaaaagaaggaaaaggagaagaagaagaaagacaaagagaaggaCAAAGACAAAACCAAGGCCAAggtggaggaagagaagaagaccAAGTCCTCGCAGCAGAGCAAGCCGAGTCAGCCGAAGAAGACTTCAGCCAGGAAACCCAACAGCACGTCTACTACCAG GCAACCGAAAAAAGGCACCAAACCCAGTGGGGCAAATTACGAGTCAGACGAGGAGGAAGCGCTTCCCATGTCGTACGATGAAAAGAGGCAGCTTAGTCTGGACATCAACCGGCTGCCCGGTGAGAAGCTGGGCCGTGTGGTGCACATTATCCAATCCCGCGAGCCATCGCTGCGTGACTCCAACCCAGACGAAATTGAGATCGACTTTGAGACACTCAAGCCGTCGACACTGCGCGAGCTCGAGCGCTACGTCAAGTCCTGTTTACAGAAGAAGCAGCGCAAACCTTTAC CGGGCACTGGGAAAAAGAGTGCCAAGACTAAAGAGGAACTGGTtcaggaaaagaagaaagagttAGAAAAGAGGCTGCAGGACGTGAGTGGACAACTGAACAACAACAAGAAACCGCCCAAAAAAG AGAAGGCGGGCTCAGCGCCAGGGGGCGGGCCATCTCGGCTGAGTGGCAGCAGCAGTTCTTCCGACACGGGCAGCAGCAGCTCCAGCGGCTCCAGCTCCGAGAGCAGCGACTCGGACTGA
- the brd3b gene encoding bromodomain-containing protein 3b isoform X7 produces MSAVTSPTQAAPPIVNPPPPEVTNPSKPGRKTNQLQYMQNVVVKTLWRHQFAWPFYTPVDAIKLNLPDYHKVIKNPMDMGTIKKRLENNYYWTAGECMQDFNTMFTNCYIYNKPTDDIVLMAQALEKIFLQKVAQMPQEEVELLPPPPKGKARKPGAAPAAETQQASALSSTSPSSSCPSSPPQPPQTPVIAATPVPTITSNVQAVPAAAPMIPSAQPVIKKKGVKRKADTTTPTTCAITASRGESPTPLLDSKHSKVISRRESTGRPIKPPKKDLDDGELLQQGSKKSKLSDHLKYCDTILKEMLSKKHAAYAWPFYKPVDAEALELHDYHEIIKQPMDLSTVKKKMDSREYQDAQSFAADVRLMFSNCYKYNPPDHEVVAMARKLQDVFEMRFAKMPDEPAEPSSPGGTSATAVVSKSTGSSESSADSSSSSSDSEEERATRLAELQEQQFTTEPHIPNNRFQLKAVHEQLAALSQGPVSKPKKKKEKKEKEKKKKDKEKDKDKTKAKVEEEKKTKSSQQSKPSQPKKTSARKPNSTSTTRQPKKGTKPSGANYESDEEEALPMSYDEKRQLSLDINRLPGEKLGRVVHIIQSREPSLRDSNPDEIEIDFETLKPSTLRELERYVKSCLQKKQRKPLQKAGSAPGGGPSRLSGSSSSSDTGSSSSSGSSSESSDSD; encoded by the exons ATGTCGGCGGTCACGTCTCCCACCCAGGCTGCTCCCCCTATAGTCAACCCCCCTCCACCTGAAGTGACGAACCCCAGCAAGCCTGGCCGAAAAACCAACCAGCTCCAGTACATGCAGAACGTTGTGGTGAAGACGCTGTGGAGGCATCAGTTTGCGTGGCCTTTTTACACACCTGTGGATGCCATCAAATTAAATCTTCCA GACTATCATAAAGTCATCAAGAACCCAATGGACATGGGGACGATCAAGAAGAGACTTGAGAATAATTACTACTGGACAGCTGGTGAATGCATGCAGGATTTCAACACTATGTTCACAAactgttatatatataacaaG cCTACAGATGATATTGTTCTCATGGCTCAAGCCTTGGAAAAAATTTTCCTCCAGAAGGTAGCACAGATGCCCCAGGAGGAGGTGGAACTGCTGCCACCACCTCCGAAAGGCAAGGCACGCAAGCCTGGTGCTGCCCCTGCTGCAG AAACTCAGCAAGCTTCAGCTCTGTCCTCGACCTCCCCATCCTCGTCATGTCCAAGCTCTCCACCACAGCCGCCTCAGACCCCTGTAATCGCAGCGACACCTGTACCAACCATCACCTCCAACGTCCAGGCCGTTCCAGCGGCTGCACCCATGATCCCGAGCGCACAGCCTGTCATCAAA AAGAAGGGGGTAAAGCGGAAAGCGGACACTACCACACCCACCACCTGCGCCATCACGGCCAGCAGAGGAGAGTCTCCCACTCCCCTGCTGGACTCCAAACACAGCAAGGTGATCTCCAGACGCGAGAGCACTGGCCGACCCATCAAACCTCCGAAGAAGGACCTGGATGACGGTGAGCTCCTGCAGCAGGGGAGCAAGAAGAGCAAACTGAGTGACCACCTCAAATACTGCGACACCATCCTAAAAGAGATGCTGTCCAAGAAGCATGCTGCCTACGCCTGGCCCTTCTATAAACCTGTGGATGCAGAAGCGCTGGAGCTGCACGACTACCATGAAATCATCAAGCAGCCTATGGACCTCAGTACAGTCAAA aaaaaaatggacagcAGAGAGTACCAAGACGCCCAGAGCTTTGCAGCAGATGTCCGGTTAATGTTCTCAAATTGCTATAAATATAATCCGCCTGATCACGAGGTTGTTGCCATGGCAAGGAAACTTCAG GACGTGTTTGAGATGCGTTTCGCTAAGATGCCAGACGAGCCGGCTGAGCCCTCGTCCCCTGGAGGCACTTCTGCCACGGCGGTAGTAAGTAAGAGCACGGGGAGCAGTGAGAGCAGTGCCGACTCATCCAGCTCCAGCTCCGACTCGGAGGAGGAACGAGCCACCCGCCTGGCAGAGCTGCAGGAACAG caaTTCACTACGGAGCCTCACATACCTAACAACAGGTTCCAG cTAAAGGCTGTTCATGAACAGCTGGCCGCTCTGTCACAGGGCCCCGTCAGCAaaccaaagaagaagaaagaaaagaaggaaaaggagaagaagaagaaagacaaagagaaggaCAAAGACAAAACCAAGGCCAAggtggaggaagagaagaagaccAAGTCCTCGCAGCAGAGCAAGCCGAGTCAGCCGAAGAAGACTTCAGCCAGGAAACCCAACAGCACGTCTACTACCAG GCAACCGAAAAAAGGCACCAAACCCAGTGGGGCAAATTACGAGTCAGACGAGGAGGAAGCGCTTCCCATGTCGTACGATGAAAAGAGGCAGCTTAGTCTGGACATCAACCGGCTGCCCGGTGAGAAGCTGGGCCGTGTGGTGCACATTATCCAATCCCGCGAGCCATCGCTGCGTGACTCCAACCCAGACGAAATTGAGATCGACTTTGAGACACTCAAGCCGTCGACACTGCGCGAGCTCGAGCGCTACGTCAAGTCCTGTTTACAGAAGAAGCAGCGCAAACCTTTAC AGAAGGCGGGCTCAGCGCCAGGGGGCGGGCCATCTCGGCTGAGTGGCAGCAGCAGTTCTTCCGACACGGGCAGCAGCAGCTCCAGCGGCTCCAGCTCCGAGAGCAGCGACTCGGACTGA
- the brd3b gene encoding bromodomain-containing protein 3b isoform X2 — MSAVTSPTQAAPPIVNPPPPEVTNPSKPGRKTNQLQYMQNVVVKTLWRHQFAWPFYTPVDAIKLNLPDYHKVIKNPMDMGTIKKRLENNYYWTAGECMQDFNTMFTNCYIYNKPTDDIVLMAQALEKIFLQKVAQMPQEEVELLPPPPKGKARKPGAAPAAETQQASALSSTSPSSSCPSSPPQPPQTPVIAATPVPTITSNVQAVPAAAPMIPSAQPVIKKKGVKRKADTTTPTTCAITASRGESPTPLLDSKHSKVISRRESTGRPIKPPKKDLDDGELLQQGSKKSKLSDHLKYCDTILKEMLSKKHAAYAWPFYKPVDAEALELHDYHEIIKQPMDLSTVKKKMDSREYQDAQSFAADVRLMFSNCYKYNPPDHEVVAMARKLQDVFEMRFAKMPDEPAEPSSPGGTSATAVVSKSTGSSESSADSSSSSSDSEEERATRLAELQEQQFTTEPHIPNNRFQLKAVHEQLAALSQGPVSKPKKKKEKKEKEKKKKDKEKDKDKTKAKVEEEKKTKSSQQSKPSQPKKTSARKPNSTSTTRQPKKGTKPSGANYESDEEEALPMSYDEKRQLSLDINRLPGEKLGRVVHIIQSREPSLRDSNPDEIEIDFETLKPSTLRELERYVKSCLQKKQRKPLPGTGKKSAKTKEELVQEKKKELEKRLQDVSGQLNNNKKPPKKEKAGSAPGGGPSRLSGSSSSSDTGSSSSSGSSSESSDSD; from the exons ATGTCGGCGGTCACGTCTCCCACCCAGGCTGCTCCCCCTATAGTCAACCCCCCTCCACCTGAAGTGACGAACCCCAGCAAGCCTGGCCGAAAAACCAACCAGCTCCAGTACATGCAGAACGTTGTGGTGAAGACGCTGTGGAGGCATCAGTTTGCGTGGCCTTTTTACACACCTGTGGATGCCATCAAATTAAATCTTCCA GACTATCATAAAGTCATCAAGAACCCAATGGACATGGGGACGATCAAGAAGAGACTTGAGAATAATTACTACTGGACAGCTGGTGAATGCATGCAGGATTTCAACACTATGTTCACAAactgttatatatataacaaG cCTACAGATGATATTGTTCTCATGGCTCAAGCCTTGGAAAAAATTTTCCTCCAGAAGGTAGCACAGATGCCCCAGGAGGAGGTGGAACTGCTGCCACCACCTCCGAAAGGCAAGGCACGCAAGCCTGGTGCTGCCCCTGCTGCAG AAACTCAGCAAGCTTCAGCTCTGTCCTCGACCTCCCCATCCTCGTCATGTCCAAGCTCTCCACCACAGCCGCCTCAGACCCCTGTAATCGCAGCGACACCTGTACCAACCATCACCTCCAACGTCCAGGCCGTTCCAGCGGCTGCACCCATGATCCCGAGCGCACAGCCTGTCATCAAA AAGAAGGGGGTAAAGCGGAAAGCGGACACTACCACACCCACCACCTGCGCCATCACGGCCAGCAGAGGAGAGTCTCCCACTCCCCTGCTGGACTCCAAACACAGCAAGGTGATCTCCAGACGCGAGAGCACTGGCCGACCCATCAAACCTCCGAAGAAGGACCTGGATGACGGTGAGCTCCTGCAGCAGGGGAGCAAGAAGAGCAAACTGAGTGACCACCTCAAATACTGCGACACCATCCTAAAAGAGATGCTGTCCAAGAAGCATGCTGCCTACGCCTGGCCCTTCTATAAACCTGTGGATGCAGAAGCGCTGGAGCTGCACGACTACCATGAAATCATCAAGCAGCCTATGGACCTCAGTACAGTCAAA aaaaaaatggacagcAGAGAGTACCAAGACGCCCAGAGCTTTGCAGCAGATGTCCGGTTAATGTTCTCAAATTGCTATAAATATAATCCGCCTGATCACGAGGTTGTTGCCATGGCAAGGAAACTTCAG GACGTGTTTGAGATGCGTTTCGCTAAGATGCCAGACGAGCCGGCTGAGCCCTCGTCCCCTGGAGGCACTTCTGCCACGGCGGTAGTAAGTAAGAGCACGGGGAGCAGTGAGAGCAGTGCCGACTCATCCAGCTCCAGCTCCGACTCGGAGGAGGAACGAGCCACCCGCCTGGCAGAGCTGCAGGAACAG caaTTCACTACGGAGCCTCACATACCTAACAACAGGTTCCAG cTAAAGGCTGTTCATGAACAGCTGGCCGCTCTGTCACAGGGCCCCGTCAGCAaaccaaagaagaagaaagaaaagaaggaaaaggagaagaagaagaaagacaaagagaaggaCAAAGACAAAACCAAGGCCAAggtggaggaagagaagaagaccAAGTCCTCGCAGCAGAGCAAGCCGAGTCAGCCGAAGAAGACTTCAGCCAGGAAACCCAACAGCACGTCTACTACCAG GCAACCGAAAAAAGGCACCAAACCCAGTGGGGCAAATTACGAGTCAGACGAGGAGGAAGCGCTTCCCATGTCGTACGATGAAAAGAGGCAGCTTAGTCTGGACATCAACCGGCTGCCCGGTGAGAAGCTGGGCCGTGTGGTGCACATTATCCAATCCCGCGAGCCATCGCTGCGTGACTCCAACCCAGACGAAATTGAGATCGACTTTGAGACACTCAAGCCGTCGACACTGCGCGAGCTCGAGCGCTACGTCAAGTCCTGTTTACAGAAGAAGCAGCGCAAACCTTTAC CGGGCACTGGGAAAAAGAGTGCCAAGACTAAAGAGGAACTGGTtcaggaaaagaagaaagagttAGAAAAGAGGCTGCAGGACGTGAGTGGACAACTGAACAACAACAAGAAACCGCCCAAAAAAG AGAAGGCGGGCTCAGCGCCAGGGGGCGGGCCATCTCGGCTGAGTGGCAGCAGCAGTTCTTCCGACACGGGCAGCAGCAGCTCCAGCGGCTCCAGCTCCGAGAGCAGCGACTCGGACTGA